The following is a genomic window from Vitis vinifera cultivar Pinot Noir 40024 chromosome 6, ASM3070453v1.
ATCCAACGTAAGAGATAAAGGCATCCACAATATTATTCTTCCCATTgtgattttaagttattttttgatGAATCCAAATTCAATCAAGAAAAATGTTCATTCCATACATGATTGcccaaaaaattaaactaaacaaaaatgaaaagagtctcttcttaaaaataagaattacaATGTCTCTTCTCAAAATTTAGTCAAGAAAATGTTCATTCTATACATAATTAGTTACTTATTATGTTAGTTATGATAAATATGTTTTGTTATTTGCATGCAAGTGTTATTAATTATACTCTTTATCTTATGGATTAGGCTCATTGGATACTTTTATTCCACATGAACAGGAAACATATATATCATCTTTAGTATGAATTAGATATGATTATGGAGAGCTTTGATGTTAATGTCAAGAATCAATATTCCATAATGCTAGTGTATTagataattttatcattttacttCTCCAATAAATTGCATTCTATAATGTTATGAGATTGGAATTTATTTCAACTAACACTTGATCACAACATTTGTGGAGAGATGGTAACCTTAAGCTCATACTTTTCATTTGCCTCAAGAGGGGTAGATTATTACATTCCGAGAGATTGTCGACCTACTAGGTCTATCAATGGATTGGGTTATTGTCACTAGTAGCACACATAGATATTAGAGACAACTTTATCATGATTTAATGTAGGGCCTATAAATTGCAACTCATTGATGGATTCCTTCTTGTAGGCAAGTCGTACAGTAAGGTCTATAActatttaatgtttttacaaTCTTTGGCGGACTTTCAAGTTGTTAATATTTATAGCTAGGGTAGTACTTGCATGGATTGTCTATGTAAAGAAATGTGTTGGGAATTTTAGATCAACATACATGATATGTCATGATTGTTTATCATATTACAGTTATGGGCATCAAATGGATTTCCATAAATTATGCCTTAATGATTATATTCATTACCATGCGATGGACACTATCACCAACTCCACTGGGCATACAGTAAATCTACACCAACACATCATATGTAAAGATATACAAAAACTATATATACtaacttcaattttatttatttatttttttatgttttatagtTGGAAAGATGAGTTCTACATCACATCAACATCCACATATGTTCTATCCTAGTATAGGTACTAGTTGGATCGACTCGTATTTGATAAGTTGAGATAacattttattactattatgtcaaattattattttttgcattgaattttaaagttttCTCATCAATTTTTACTTACTATTTCAATTTAGATTATCTGGTAGTCATACATAGGTGATGTCATGACTAAACTCCTTGTATATTGTATTGTTAATGATGCTATATGGTGTACCATCTCccattttagttgttttcacgtAGTAAAGACTAGATAGATTGTTGTGATAGTTTAAGATGCATTAGGGGATTCCAAAGTCTTGTGATACAAAGTCTAGCTTACATCAGTATGATCTTAGGAGGTAACAAGATGGTGACTTGATGGATTAGTATTGAGACTACATTCAGACATGGGAAGCCTAAGCATGATCATATTGTCATTAGTGAAACATATTTAGGTATGCTTGTATATCATGACCCATATATTGTCTAATATTATTTCATTACATGTCCATTTCTTATTTCAACTAGATTATTTATCATGTCCATATCTTATTTCGACTAGATTATTTTGTGAGTAAGTAGTAAAAAACCAATCCTTGTTTTTTggtaaaatttcatttaattttattaaatacttaaattgattttctttggaTATGTAGACTAACAcattataacaaaaatataccaTATGATGCATCTAAATGCTCCTTTATCCACCTATCTTGATATTCACTAGTCATGCATCTCTTCATCCAAATACATGAGATGGATTGACTTCAAGAATCCTTCACTATTGCTATGACTTACAACCTCAAGCTAGGAGGTTACAAACCAGTGAATAGAGGGTACACATGAGGGAAGGTACATTTGTCTAAGAGGGTTGTAACTATGATCATATACATCACATGTAAGCTGTCCTCATGGTCAATCATTAGTTGCACTTATATCACATCAACAAACATTACTTTCATCACAACCTCGATTAAAGCCTTTACATGTGATGAAAGGGGTGATACAACTACATGTTAGCCACCATCTCAAGAGGGTTCCACTATACATAATGAAATTCCTCTGATTACACCTACACTCTTAGAGTTACAATCCAATATCAAGGGGTCATCCACTGCATTAACAACATATTTGATTATGTCATAATTACAACCATTAGATCATACATTTAGTGATGAGAGGGTGTGCAAGTACAAGTCATTACTATAGTTCATCATGGACAACGAGAACATGATCAGAGAGATGGACATGGATGAGGATGTCGAGTAAGATGTGAAGGTTATTTTAATCCATGAAAGTTGAAGACATTTCATGGACGATCATAGAAAAAGGAGAAGGTTCCTTCATCTGACACATATCgatgattttatatattatattgtaCATATAAACTATTTTGAACACAATTTCTAATCAAAGATTATTATACATGacataaattattatatctgttgttaattgaaattattttggaCCTATTTGCTACTTTAGAGATTATTTTACATGGACATGtaatattttagaaattgttATTGAATGATgaaacaatattattttattttttttgtgtttagGTAATTTAGTGCCTAAAAATGATAGATGgaaagaaattataataaaatcaagtaTTTTATGTAAGACACAATTTAATCAGAATGCGCTAAGATATGAAATCCATGGGGCACACACAAAATGTCATAtatttgagaacaattttccaaGTGTTGTGTgtggtttctttttctttttaaaatatttttaaaaattattgctttttttttttctaaaaaaacagcCCGGATTTTTATGGGCCTTTTCTACGtttcttttttaagtttttacCCCTTGCAACCTAATTTCCCAAGAAACAAACGGATTGGTTCTCCAACGgctctcattttcctttttcctgcTCTCTGGTCAGCCAAACAGAGAAAAATCAGAACTTATGGCTCCCGAACCCGACTCAAACCCCATAAAAGAGTACGAAGATGATGATAACGTGGCACCATCACATCACCCCTCTGCTCCGTCGGATGAGGTACCAGTCGACAGTTTCTGATTCGATTAATTTTATGAACTAGGGCTTCATCTGTTTACTAAGGAACGTGGTGATTTCGTTTCCTGCCCTAattttttcaatccaaacaGTTTCCTTTGGATTACCAGAAACTTCATTGGTTATGTCCGTCGTAGTCACTGTAATGGTTATTGTGCAAGCGCTTGTTTCTGACGCATGACCATGGAGTAAATTTCTAAACCAACTTCGATTAAATTTGAAGcacaaaattattgtttttgtgCAAGCGCTTCTCCGGCCACTTGTTTTTGTATTATTAGAAATCCAAGGAGTAACGGACTTCGATTTTATGGGTTTATTCTCAAATTCGTTTGAATTCAGAGCGTTAATAGTGTCTTACTACATATCCGTGTTGATACCTTTTTAACTCAATCTCAACTCCTTGGGTTGGCTACTCGCATCCTATTTTGCTATTAGTCTCTATTTTTGGCgcatatatgtgtgtgtgaaaCTGTACTGTACTTACAATTGGCGTGGTTTTGAGGGGCGATAATTGAAGGGAAaggaaaattctaaattttctcATGCTCAAGGTTGTTTAGTTCGTAGTGAGGAGAGGACAATAAAGTAAGCATAGGGGAAAAGTTGAACctcccaaaaaatttaaaattggttGGAATTGAAGGAATATTCAAACTCTCTTTTTCCCATGCATAAGATGCaggaaaataatattgattccctttttctgcctttttgttgttgttgttttgaTACCCACCATTTCCTGATGATGCTAAATTCTTATACTGTGTTTTCTGCATCTATTTTACAGTTGTTTAATATCTCCACGACAGTTGATCCCAGTTATATAATCTCTTTGATACGGAAACTATTACCACGGGATGTGAAGAATGGTCATGATTCTGATGGAGTTGATGCTTGTAATGCCTCTAATCAAGGATTAAAAACCAATCACATGAAGGAAAGTGTGGTTTCTCCATGTGAAGATGAAATGCTAAACTCCTCACACGATAAAATTGAGACCATGGACACCCTTGATGGTTTTGATGAACTTGCTCGTCAAGAAAAGACAGGTGAAGTGCCATGTAGTAGATTTGAGGACTCTAGCATATCAGTGAGAGAAAAGGCTTGGGAAGAGTATGGTTGCATTTTGTGGGATCTTGCAGCAAGCAGAATCCATGCAGAATTCATGGTAATTGAGTTTATTGCTTTTTACTTGCTTTCTTTTGGTGTGGCTCATTGTTTGTTTggattttttgttcttttcttttcctttttcttcgtttcttctttgctttctttctttctttctttattccaccttttttttaatatattatttttactttggCATGCAAAGGACGTGAAGTTCATTCTACATTTGATAAAAGGTCCTTGAGATAATTCTTGTAAGATACTGATTCTGGAGAAATTTCTTGCTGGATGTATCTAATGTTCAGGGTTGAAAATTAATCTAGACACTAGTGAATATATTTCAGTGGGGGTTGTCCTTAATGTCGAAGAGCTTGCCTCATTTCTTGGGGTGTAGGGTGAGGAAGCTTCCAACTACTTACTTAGGCTTGCCCTTGGGAGCTATTTTCAAGTCTCCAACTGTGTGGGATGTGGTTGAGGAGAGGTTTCATAAAAGGTTAGGTttttggaaaagacagtatCTCTCAAAGGGTGGTAGACTCACTTTGCTTAAAAGTACTTTGTGCAACTTGACCATTTattttatgccttttttttttatcattcctAAGGCGGTGCATTTAGATTGGAAAAATTCAGTGGAATTTCTTGTGTGGGGGAGGAGCTCTTGAGAAAAAACACCAACTATTCAATTGGTCATCCATTTGCAAAGAGAAAAAATCAGGAGGGCTAGGTATTTGGGTTTTGGCCTCTCTTAATAATGCTTTGATTATCaaatggtgttggagatttgCTTTGGAAAGGGAGTTTCTTTGGAGAAGGGTCATAGTGGGAAAGTCTGAGGAAGAACTAGGAGGTTGGTGCTCTCTTGTAGAAAGGGAAATATGTTGTTGGGGAGCCTTTAAGGCTATGACAAGATTTTTGGTGGGTGatcaaagaaaaatcaaaaattGGCAAGATGTTTGGCAATGGAGTGCTCCTTTAAAGGTTCCTTCCATTGTCTTTTCTCTTTTGTAGCTAATAAGGAGGCATGAGTAGTCGATGTTTAATAGGTTGTAAGCGGGCAGGTTGTTTGGAACTTGGGCTTCAAAAGACAATTTCaagattgggagttggatagTATTGAGGAGTTACTTAGGAGGCTTCAAGTGTTTGGGAAGTGTAGTGAGGATGAAGACAAGCTGATTTGGAAGGCTAGCAAGGGTGACAATTTCTCCGtaaatcattctttttctaCCTTGGAGTCGGACGGAGGAGTATCTTTTCATTCAAAGGTAGTGTGGAGCTCTCAAGCACTTTTAAAAGTgggcttctttgcttgggaggcagcATGGGAAAGGACCTTGACCTTAGATTAGCTTAAGAGAAGAGGATGGTTGTTGGCTAGGCTAATCATTGTTGTTTAGTAAGAGTTCAAAAGAATTAGCTAATCACATGCTCATCCATTGTGGAAAAGAATTAGTAAGAGTTCAGAAGAATTAGCAAGGGGTTTGtgacattttttgttttctctctttGGCAGCTCTtggtttttcctttcttttgtaaAAGATTTGCTAAACGGATGCCGTGAGAGTTTCTTGAGTAATAATAGAAGAAAGATTTGGAGAACAACCCCTCTTTGCTTGTTTTGGGTAATTTGGTAAGAACAAAACTAGAGATCCTTTGATGGAATCCAATGTTCAGATCAAACGTTAAAGGAGTGTCTTCTTTGTATACTATTCCAATGGACTCGCTAACATATTCAAGATGACCTTTGTATCCTTGTTAGaatttattgattggttgagaGCTAGATAGAAGGAGAGGGTGTGATTGAGTGCATGTTTAAGGTGGCTTATTTTGGCATCCTTTGTATACCTCCTGTGTACTTCTttgtttgcctataaaaaaagaaaaaaaagagaaagaaattgaTGACTGGAATAGAACCTAGTGACTGTTGTCCTCATTATGTTTTCCTTGATGAATGTTGATCATattgatctctctctctctctctctccccagAAAATACCATAAAACTATTCTGTGCAAGGGCCACAAGATAGACAAAACTGACATTGAAACTGTGTTTTTGCTTGTTTTAGTTATAGAAGTTATTATGCATCAATTTCTATTCTCAGTTAAACTTCTGTTTTTGGTACACTAGACAACATTTCTCTGTGTTATGCAGGTGCGGAATCTCATGCTTGAAGTGCTTTTGGGAAGTCTTATTGTTTCTCAATCCATGCGTGTTACGGTAACCCACATTTTCACATATGTTATGGAGTTCTTTTGCATAATACGTCCTGATGCCTTTTTTAACTTGTGTTCTATTAAATGTGTAAACTGGTTACTGCACAGTTTTAAAAAAGTCCAATGCATTGAGCTGgctaaattttatttcatttttcttcaggAGATAAGCCTTGGAATTCTTGGAAACCTTGCCTGCCATGAAATTCCTATGAAACAAATTGCCTCTACAGACAAATTGATTGAGATAGTTGTAGATCAGTTGTTTTTAGACGACACTTCATGCCTATGTGAAGCTTGCAGGTAAGATGTAGTAATAAACTCTCTATTCCTACTTAGCCTTTTGATATGAAAGTTCTTTTTTTGATTGGGGGcctatatttatttaaactatTGACCAGTATATGTTCTACCAGAAAAGCCTTTCTGTTTAGGGGATCTACcattcatcatcttcttcatgcTTAACTTTTCACCTTTTGATATGTTGCTCCTGGATGGTTTCTTGTTCCTTTGTCTTTCCTTTGTAGGAAATTTCCTCCTTAGCCTTTCTCTTGCACTCTTCTCGTTTTATGATACAGAAAATGACTTGTGATGCAGCTATAATAGTTCAATGGAATGAACAGAAGAAATACTCTGTAGTTAATGTTATAGATGCTTTACATGGTTTTATTGTACACTGAATTATTCCCATCATTCTTCATGGGGCTGTCTGTTATGGGATGAGGGGTCGGCTGGTGGATGAGGAAGGAGGTTGCCtaccatttattattattattattatttgtaacaATTATCACAATTatgatatctatatttttttccttctttgtgAAAAAGTGTTTGAGATTGacatattatttttaccatttacCATTAGTATGCAGTGTTTATTGCTTATCAAGACTTATGTGGACGTTCTTGTTTTCTGCAATGTGCTCTCCTTACAGTTAGTGTTCTGACACAGGTTGTTAACCCTGGGTCTTCAAGGCAGTGAATGTGTTATTTGGGCTAAAGCTTTGCAGTCTGAACATAATCTATGCCGTGTTATTTGGGTTGCAGAAAATACCTTGAACCCACAACTTCTTGAGAAGGTACCAAAATATTATCTATGCAGTAGTGGACAATCTTTCAAATTATATTTGGCTCAACAACTAATTTTATAAGAAGccttttgtgaattgggttaGGGTGTATTTAGAGGATCATTCTTTGtccatgattgattttatagagTGGCTTTTTGTCTAGTTAGGAGAAAGgttttcatctttctttttgcCTAGCTTCTTGGGCGTTGtttgtatacttcgtgtgtactTTTTTCGCCGCTTCTAGACATTACTAATACAatctcttatttacctatcaaaaaaataataataataagaaccCTTTTGGTCAAGAATATTGTACAaatgatttcatattttgatatttcTCTATAGAAGTAggtttttttgttgaataaggAAGGATTTTAAGAAtgtctctataaatattctttaGAATTAAGAGAAAATCAATTTAAGCTAGAAATGTACCTATGAAGGCTATACTAAGTATGTAGAAGAGATGAGAGGCTCCTGGTTGAATAGGGCTTAGATACCAAGGGAACATCAAATTATTTGAGGTTCGAATATTATCTGttctcttttctttgtaatatttTCCATGGGGTAGTAAATCGGTTCCCTTTATCTGtctatataaatatgatttgttGAACCACGTTAAAACATATCCTTTTACGtatgaatttatttatgttcACTCTTTTTTCACAACAAAGATGGTATCACATTTCTGCTGTAAAAACATATTTCTTGTATGAGTTGACAGTTTGGTGGTTTGATTATGCATGCAGCAAGATTTGCATTTTTATAGGAACATGAGGCTTTCAGTAGCAGTAAAATGTCATTGTTGTGCGTgaattaatagaagaaaatgcTTCAGTTTTTCCTGATTTGGTACCAATGATTTTCAGTAGCATTTATTCTCATATTCACATACAGAATTCTATGCAAATCAAATACTAGAAAATGTACCATTGATGTTATCAGTTCCTGTAAAGGTGAAAGAGCAACTAAATTCTGAATCATTTTCCTAGAAGCTCTTCTACAAAATATTTTACCCTCAACTTTACAGGAAAGTGCTTTTAGATCTCGAATCTCTTGTACTTCAAAGGGCTTCATGGTGTAATGAAACACCCTGGGTATCCCAATTAGAAGAGATGTTTATGGTAGTCACTAGAGGTGCCACCCATGGTATGGAATCTTTTCATACTGGATAGCAAGATGGGGAGAAAGAGGGCTTACCTTGTTGAATGTCATTGGATTGAATGGGGTTGACTCGATATCGGGATAACCTTCTACGTAGGTAGAAGGGGGAGTCATCAGACCATATTCCATTGATTCCTTGTGCTTGGCATGGAGCCAAGGGAAGCAAACTCACCTGCAAGAGCAAGGAGCACTCTTCTTATAGCTAGCCACATTGTTggtattgaataaaaaaaagatattcaAAGATATGCTGCAACAAACAATTAGTCACAGCTTTTCTCATAGCGCATCGACAGATAGCCTCAAAGGGCTTCGTTGTGTAATGAAACACATTATGGAACCCTTTACTAGTCAGAGCttttagacaacaaaaaagCTGCAACAAACAAAACTAAATCTGTCTATGGAATGATTTCTTTTACATAAGTTCATTAATTTCATAATAACTGAAATATGATATTGGTGTAATCATAATTTTTGATAGGAAAAAGAGCAAAAGATATATTAAAGAGCCAAAAAAGGCTACACCAAGTACATAGGAAGTATACATGTGCACACCAAAGAAAAAACGAGAAAACCCTCTTATTGGCAACCTGACCAATCGATAAATTAATCATAGAGAAGGATGAAGGAAATTGATAGAAGTTCCTCATTATAGTCGTGACGAAggaaattttaattaaggaatTGCCTTTCAATTGCTATCTATTTTCTTAAAGTCTAAATGGGAATACTTGTGACATTTCCATTGGCTTGACTATGGGAATAAATGTATGTGTTTTTGGAAGATCCTACTTATTCTTTTGTTGCCCCCTTTTGTTTGAGTTATGGTGATGCATGCTATTTTGCTTTAGAAagtaagtattaaaaattaaagaagttggATTATTTTctgtaacaaataaattttgttgaaaagATATAACAATTTATTACTTGTCCATGAGGGTAACATCAATTGGTTGATTGATTATTTAATTGGGTATTTATAGGTCAAGGTTTGTGAAATGTTTCTAGTTACATGCTTTAGTAGTGAGTCAAGATttgatttaaaatcatttttgataCTGTCTAAAAGAACTTTCTTTATTGAACAGAGCATTGGACTTTTATTGGCCATTTTAGAAAGTCAACAGGAGGTTGTGTCTATTCTTCTTCCAACTCTGATGAATCTGGGTTTATCAAGTCTTTTGATTAATCTCTTGACTTTTGAGATGAGCAAATTAGCAAGTGAGAGAATACCTGAAAGGTAAAACAAATTCTTTCCGTTTCAAATAAAACGGTCAGAATAGCATTTTTTTTGTGctctatatatatttcaatgcCTAATACTCCATTTAGATACGAGCCTTATAAACTTTGTTCAACTGCATTTTGAGTGTATAATGATATTTTGCTGGATTCATAACATTTTAATGTCTTGTGAAGCATCtcatcatatttcatttttaaatttctgGATCTATggtatcattattttttttttatcagaatcTATggtatcattattattattgtcttcCTTACATTTATGCAATTTTTGTTTGTATTCTTCACATCACCCCCCCACCTTTCCCATTCTTTTCTCAAGTGTAGTGGCTGTCTCTCACACTTGAAGCATGTAATTTAAACAGcctttttttatctattttttttgttgaatatttGTTAGACTCCTGGTTTTagttttcctcaagctttgttGGGCCCTAAGGCCTTTAACTGGCAAAGATCCCATTCTCAGGGCACTGGGGATGTGAACTGGTACCAGACCTAACCTTCAGCATTTGAAGTGGCTGCATGCTGACTTGAAACGACAGCCCAAGACTCATGTTATGGACATGGATGATATGCTAAGACTCCAACTAATATGCATATCTTATTTTGGCATCCAATTGTTGCACACTAGCtgtataaaacataaaaaagaaaacaactctTACATCATGGTTTCCATGCAGCAAAAAAATATGGGTATGCTCTAAGTTGTAATTTAATTCACATACCAAGGCTGTCTAGTTTGTGAATGTCTGGTGCTTGTAGTTGATGATGCCTTAACATACATTGTTGCATGTTCAGTTAATAAACATGATGTCATGTTCTAAATTCTACTCCTAAAAATTACTAGTAAAATTTTCCTTGTTGGGGTTTGACAACATTATTGTTCTTTAGGGAAACTCCACACTTATTTGGCTTCCCAtgtttttttcaacatttttcatATTCCAGTGTGTCTTCTCAGTTTCCAGTTTAACTCATCATATAATTTGAGAAACTATGTAGTATTCTATGATATTGAGTTGATCTTTTGGTGCTCCACATTGGCATCAGGAGTGATGGAAGCTTGTTGACTCCCAACATAAAAGTAGTTCCTTAGTATAAAGTTTATGGACATTTACCCCAGAGCATTATAATGATTTATTATCTTCTTCAATCTTGAGCACCTCTGTTTTCTGTAATGGTGAGAATCCCTCTGATTTGAATGTAATGTATTAGTATTGTTAATGAGCTTTCACGTGCCCTAGGATGTGTTAGCCCAAGGGGGGGCAGTCTTGGGTTTTGATGATCGCAAATCAAAGGTTATGCTACTAATGGTTTGAGCATGTTCAAAGTGCATAGGTTATCAAGTTTACATCAATTGGGTATTCTCtcatcaaaaaagaaaaaaaaaaacatcaatagGACATTCAACAGCTCAGAAAGGATTTTGTGACTGTCTTCAAATAGCTAAAGACAAATTACTaaggaagaaagcttgaagataAATGGCTATGCAATGGTTGGAGAGACTTAAACTAAGTGAAATATTGAGTTGTTTCATGTGTAAGCTATATCACACATGCACTTCATGAAAATTGTAAGCCATTGCCCTAGTTTGAAGGCTTCTACTAACCCTTGATCTTTTATGGAAATATcttaaaaagtttttcaaaattattacaaaaatgttGAAGTCATAAATTAAGGCTTATATCATACTTGAAAAAATGTTTTGGATAAAATCCAGAGGCTCACAAAACGTTTTTGagctaaatttgaaaaataaaaaaaagtggaaCAGTGATGAGATCAACCTTTCGGTTTACCTTATCAGAGGCCTTGAAATGCTCATTACACTACCATCATCATGTTGACCATATGGTCACTAGATGAGCATCAGGTAAACCATATGGTAA
Proteins encoded in this region:
- the LOC100262008 gene encoding uncharacterized protein LOC100262008 produces the protein MAPEPDSNPIKEYEDDDNVAPSHHPSAPSDELFNISTTVDPSYIISLIRKLLPRDVKNGHDSDGVDACNASNQGLKTNHMKESVVSPCEDEMLNSSHDKIETMDTLDGFDELARQEKTGEVPCSRFEDSSISVREKAWEEYGCILWDLAASRIHAEFMVRNLMLEVLLGSLIVSQSMRVTEISLGILGNLACHEIPMKQIASTDKLIEIVVDQLFLDDTSCLCEACRLLTLGLQGSECVIWAKALQSEHNLCRVIWVAENTLNPQLLEKSIGLLLAILESQQEVVSILLPTLMNLGLSSLLINLLTFEMSKLASERIPERYSILDLILRTIEALSVLDDHSQDICSNKEVFRLVSDLVRLPDKVEVANSCITAAVLIANILIDAADLASEISQDLPFLEGLLDIFPFASDDPEARSALWSIMARLLVQVEESEISSSSLQQYVSVLVSKSDLIEDDLLDHQLHDSNENNVSSITSAAKQNARTTALRGIFNILNQWTTSKDCDMKNNLMGADHDNGENVERLLNCCRKYTEFL